In the Clostridium cellulovorans 743B genome, GGGGTACTCGTAGCTTTTAAAAATGCTGCAGCTCCAGTAAGTAGAGGGATTAAAGAAAAAATCATAGCCTTAATATTATCGTTAATTTTAGAAAAATAAATTGCTGCGACTATTGCCCAAATAACTGAATTTTGAGCAAGAACAAACAGTGCGTATGAAAGTCCAAGTCCTACGTATGCTAGACCAAAAAGTAACAAAGACAATATTACTATTACTGTTATGTTTACTAGGTGTACGGTTTTTATATTGTAGCTTATAGATGTTTCAGTATTCATATTACTCATCCTTTCTTTTGTTAAATAAAAATTTTTATATGATTGATTAATAGTAATTAAACTATTTACCTAATTAGAATTAAAAAGTATTAAGAAATAACTAATCAACAAAAATGTAAGTGGCAAATCTGTCTGATTAATTGTAATCATTACTTAATATAATGAGTTAAGTGAAATAATTTATTACTTTATAATAATCACTAATAAAGATAATCGAAAAAAGTAACCAGAACTATATGAAAAAGATGCAAAAAAAGATGTAAATTTAATTGGAATTTTAATTATATAGAAAAAATAAGCGGATACATTAAAATAAAATGAAAATTTATACAAATCAATATTGAATTCATTTTCTATAACAGGTTTTAATAATAGATTAGAAGAGTAGTATGTTGAGAATAAAGTAGATTTCTATTAAGAAATTTGTCAAAATAGTGTTAAAGTATTGTACAATAATGATTGAGGATATTTTGCATACCATTATTAGGAGGAAAAAATAGTGGATATAGAAAAATTAATTATTCAGTTAATTGGAGGGGTAGGTCTATTTCTTTATGGAATGAGGCTTATGGGAGATGGTTTAGAAAATTCAGCTGGTGATAGATTAAAAGATATTTTAGAGAAAGTAACCAAAAGACCGATTATTGCTGTTGGAGTAGGGGCTATAATAACAGCAATAATACAGAGTAGTAGTGCCACAATAATTATGGTAGTTGGTTTCGTAAATGTAGGGCTAATAAGCCTTATGCAGGCAACATGGATTATAATGGGGGCTAATATTGGGACAACCATTACAACACAATTATTTACCTTTAGGTTAGAATATATAGCTCCTATATTAGTAGGAATCGGTGCTATTGCTGTCTTATTTACGAAAGGAAGAAAAAGAAGAGGGATAGAGCATGTAGTTCTAGGTTTTGGTATGTTGTTTATGGGGATGGGGCTTATGACTAATGCATTAAGACCTATTGCTCATACTTCTGAATTTAATAATATTATTCTGGCGGTAGGTGATAAGTGGATTATCGGGATTTTTATAGGCTTTTGTCTTACAGCCGTAGTTCAAAGTTCAGCTGCAACAACAGGGATATTAATAGCATTGGCAGGAACTGATCAAATTTCTATTAACATTGCAATACCAATTTTATTTGGATGTAATATAGGAACTTGTGTAACTACATTAATTTCAAGTATAGGAACAAGTAAGAAGGCACGAAAAGCAGCATTTATTCATTTAATTTATAATGTTATGGGAACAATAATTTTTATACCACTAATGGGAACCTTGGCAAAAATTGTTGTTAATATTAATCCAGATAATGTAGGAAGGCAGATTGCTAATGCACATTTAATATTTAACATAGTAAATACCGTAATATTATTACCACTAACAAAATATTTGATTATGATAGTAGAAAAATTAATACCTGGTGAAGATGAACTAAAAATAATAGGACCAAAGTTTATAGATGATAGACTTCTAGAGACACCAGTAATAGCAGCAGGGCAAGTTATAAAGGAAACAATAAGAATGGCAAATACAGCGAGAATGAATCTTGAAATAGCAATGGAGGCATTTATTAATAAGGATGAAAAACTTGTTAAATCAGTCTATGAAAATGAAAAAATTATAAATAATTTAGAAGAAGAAATCACAAGATTTTTAGTCCTACTTTCGAAATGTGACTTGTCTGATAAAGAAAGTGCCATTGTATCATCTACTTTTCATATAGTAAATGATATTGAACGAATTGGTGATCATGCAGAAAATATTGTTGAACTTGCATCTAAGAGGATATTAAAAAACATTCAGTATAGTGAAGAATCTCTAGGAGAATTGAAAAACATTTATAATTACACCTTGACAGCATTAAAGGTAGCTATTGAAAGTTATGCAATTGGGGATTTTAGAAAAGCAGAAAGTGTTAATGATTTAGAAGTGCGTATAGATGAAAGTTTTAGAATATACAGTAAAAATCATATAAGAAGATTA is a window encoding:
- a CDS encoding Na/Pi cotransporter family protein; translation: MDIEKLIIQLIGGVGLFLYGMRLMGDGLENSAGDRLKDILEKVTKRPIIAVGVGAIITAIIQSSSATIIMVVGFVNVGLISLMQATWIIMGANIGTTITTQLFTFRLEYIAPILVGIGAIAVLFTKGRKRRGIEHVVLGFGMLFMGMGLMTNALRPIAHTSEFNNIILAVGDKWIIGIFIGFCLTAVVQSSAATTGILIALAGTDQISINIAIPILFGCNIGTCVTTLISSIGTSKKARKAAFIHLIYNVMGTIIFIPLMGTLAKIVVNINPDNVGRQIANAHLIFNIVNTVILLPLTKYLIMIVEKLIPGEDELKIIGPKFIDDRLLETPVIAAGQVIKETIRMANTARMNLEIAMEAFINKDEKLVKSVYENEKIINNLEEEITRFLVLLSKCDLSDKESAIVSSTFHIVNDIERIGDHAENIVELASKRILKNIQYSEESLGELKNIYNYTLTALKVAIESYAIGDFRKAESVNDLEVRIDESFRIYSKNHIRRLNNDRCTAYAGVVFMDLLSNFERIGDHSVNIAGIVIENASV